The genomic interval TTCATGCGGGCCAGTGCCGCTTCCAGCGGCATGCTCAATAGCAGTGTCACCTGCGGCGCCAGGCCGCCCGTGGCAAACTGATTGATCGCCTGCAGCGCCTCCATCGACAGCCCTCGCCCCGCACCCTGATAGGCATAGGTGGACAACAGAAACCGGTCCACCAGCACAATGGCCCCGCGCGTCATCGCCGGTCGAATGACCGATTGCACCAACTGCGCGCGCGACGCGGCAAACAGCAGCGCTTCACTCTCGGCGGCCAACTCGGACTCCGGATCGAGCAACACGTTGCGCAGCACATCACCGGCCGGTGTGCCACCAGGCTCGCGCAAGGCCATCACTTCGTGCCCCAGCGTAGTGAGGGCGTCGGCCAGACGCTGCCACTGCGTGGTCTTGCCCACGCCTTCGCCGCCTTCCAGCACGACGAACAACCCCGGGCGCGCGACGAGTTCCGCTGACACGTGATCGTTCGTGATGGATGAAATCAAGCGAGAATGATGGGACTGGTGGCGCCGGCGCGAATGCCGTCGGCAATCCACTGGTTCACACGCAGCATCAACTTGTCGAAGTTGTCCTGTGCGGAAATGGCGCGCTGATAGGTGGAATTCACCTGCACCTGCTGCAGCAGCGCATCCAACTGTTGCTCCATCTCCGGTGTGGGCTCCTGCCCCTTGTCAATCATCGCCTGCGCATCGGTGCGGATCTTCTCCATCTGCCGCAGAATCGTCGTCGCCTCGCGGTCGCCATTGAGCGCCTCGCTGGAACGCTTGACCGCCTTGTATTCGTCGCTCTGGCCGATGGTGCGGCCCAGATCCTTCGCTTTGTCTTCGAGCATGTTACCGGGCCTCTGGTCCGGGGACTGATGTGAGTGATGCCTGGGCGATCAGCACGCGGTCACGCCCACTGAGATCACGGGCGAGTCGAACGTTGGTCCATCCGTACTCTCGGGCCAGCTGCGCCGTTTCCGCGCCGCGTCTGGCGTCCACTTCGAACACCACGAAGCCGCCCGGTTCGAGATACCGGGCCGCATGGGCCAGCAAGGCGTTGTACCGGGCCATACCGCCGTCGGCCGCAAAGAGCGCCGTGGCCGGCTCCCAATCGCGCACGCTGGCCGGCAAGGCCGCCGCTTCATGGTACGCAATGTAGGGGGGATTGGAGACAATCACACGGGCACGGACCCCGTCCAACGGCGCCAGATCCGACCCAAGGCGGAATTCCACTGGCGCGCCGGACGTGACCATGGCCGAGTTCGCCTGGGCCACCTCAAGGGCGTCGGCCGAGATGTCGGTGGCAATCACCCGGTCAAAGTGCCCCTCGGAGGCCAGCGCCAGGGCAATCGCCCCGAACCGGTCCCGATGTCCACGGCAATCCCCCCGGGATTGTCTTTCACCACCGCCAGCACCTCGTCCACGACGCCCTCTGTTTCGGGACGGGGAATGAGCACGCGCGGGTCAACGCGGAGTGTCAGGTGACGGAACGCCGCCGACCCCACCGCATACGCCAATGGTTCGCCGCGCGCCCGACGGTCGGTGGCCGCCAGAATGCGATCGCGTTCGGTATGCGGCAGGGGCCGATCGACGCGACGGGCAATGTCGCCCGGAGCGCACCCCAACACGGCGGCCGCCAGCAGTCGGGATTCGCGCGCCGCATCGGCACGCGTTTCGTTGTCCAGCAATGGCGAGGCCGCCAATCGCTGGGCCATCTGTTCCAGCAAGGTGCGCACGATGTCCTCAGCCGCTCAGCTTTTCCTCGGCGTTGGCCAGCGCCAGCGCCTCCAGAAACGGTGACAGGTCGCCGTCCATCACGCGGTTGATGTCGTACTGCGTGAGCCCCACGCGGTGATCGGTGACGCGACCCTGCGGGAAGTTGTAGGTACGAATCTTGGCCGACCGGTCACCGGTGGACACCTGCGATTTGCGCATGCGGGAACGCTCGGCTTCCTGCTCGGACAGGCGCAGGTCGAGCAGTCGCGCCCGCAACACTTCCATCCCCTTCGCCTTGTTCTGCAGCTGCGACTTCTGGTCCTGCTGCGACACCACCAGCCCCGTGGGGATGTGCGTGATGCGCACGGCCGAGTCTGTGGTGTTCACACTCTGTCCACCGGGACCCGATGAACGGAACACGTCGATGCGGAGGTCTTTGTCCTCAATGCGCACGTCCACTTCGTCGGCTTCCGGCAACACCGCCACGGTGGCCGCCGAGGTATGAATGCGACCCTGGCTTTCGGTGGCGGGCACGCGTTGCACGCGGTGCACGCCCGATTCCCACCGCAGCACGCCAAAGGCGCCATCGCCACGCACCTTGAACACCGCTTCCTTCACGCCGCCCAGCGTGGCGTCGGAGTGCGAAATGGCCTCAATGCGCCACCCGCGGCGTTCGATGAAGCGAGTGTACATGCGCAGCAGGTCGGCGGCGAACAACGCGGCTTCGTCGCCGCCGGTGCCCGCGCGCAGCTCGAAAATGGCCGGTCGATCGTCCAGCGGATCGCGCGGAATGAGCAGCGGCACCAGGGCCTTTTCGAGCGCACTGCACTCAGCTTCCAGACGATCCACTTCCGCCTTGGCCTCAGCCGCGAAGTCGGCGTCGTCGCCCTGCGCCATGTCCCGTGCATCGGCCAACTCCTGCTCGGCCTTGTACAAGCGATTGGCCTTGGCCACCACCTCGGCCAGCCGGTGATGTTCGCGCCCCAGGTCGGCCAGGCGCGGCGCGTCCTTTACCGTCTCGGGATCAGCCAGCAGTTGTTCGACTTCGGTCGCGCGGCGCAGCGCCTCGGCCAAGCGTTCGCGAAGATGGTTGAGCATCAGCGGGGATCAGATATGTGATACCGGTCACGGCGCCCATAGCGACCGCACTCTAGCATCCGCATCGACCGGCGCCGGACGGCGCACCTTTGGACGAGCGGCAGGGTATGACCCAATCATAACCGATCACGCCAACGAGCAGGGTGCGGGATGGGATGCCGGTTTGGCCCTGGGCCGGCCTGTCGTTTCTTTCGACTACTTTGCACACATAATTCATGGGGCTGTCCGGCCCCCGGGAGCTTCCTGCATGGTGACCTTCGGCATGACTCCACTGCGCTTCACTCCGCCCAACATGAGCGTCTCGCTGGAACGCGTCACGGATTTTCTCGCGACCGTGCCGCTGTTTCGCGAACTCGATCGCGCGTCGGTGCGCGGCTTTGCCGAACTGACGCGCGAGCAGAAGTTTGCGAAAGGCGCGATGATCGTGAGCGAAGGCGATCCGGGCGACGCGCTGTTCGTGGTGCGCTCGGGCGAAGTGAAGGTGGTCATCATTGGTGAGGACGGACGTGAGGTGATTCTCAACGTGCTGGGTGTGGGCGAACACTTTGGCGAACTGGCGCTAATTGACGGACGTCCGCGCTCGGCGCACGTGGTATCCACGCATGCGTCCAGCCTGCTGATCCTTCGGCGCGCCGATTTCCGTCGCAAGGTGGAGCAGTCGCCCTCGGTGGCGTGGGGGCTGATGATTGAACTGTCGCGCCGGTTGCGTCAGGCCGACGGGACCATTGGCAGCCTGGTGCTGTTGGATGTGCCGGGGCGGGTGGCCAAGGTGTTGCTGGAACATGCCACGCCCGGCGAGCCGGCCACGCTGGTGAAGCAGCTCACGCACCAAACCATCGGCCAGATGATTGGCGCCAGTCGGGAGACCGTGTCGCGCGCGATGGCCGAGTTTCAGGAGCGCGGCATGCTGTCGGTGACACGTCGCATTGTCACGATCACCGATCGGCGCGCACTGGAAGCGCGCTCACGTCCGCAGCTGTAGCCTGGTTCGGCGCACGGTGCCCGTTTCGCTAGCGCCGAGTCCGGGTTGAGTGCGTCGCGCGCGCGGGTGACCTGCTGGGGCGTGCGTGGCACCTGCCCCAGTCCGGGCGCGCGCACCGTGCGGTACGGCGGCAACACGTCGTGTGTGGACGTGCAGTTGGCGAACGGTGCACGGGTGATTCTCGATGCCGGCACCGGCATTCGCGCGCTGGGGCAATCGCTGCCGGCCGCGGCGCCGTCGGTAGCGGGCGCACGGCCCGTGATTGCGGTGGTGCTTACGCACCGGCACAGCGATCACGTGATTGGTCTGGCGCACTTCGCGCCCATCATCACGCGGTCGCACCACGTGCGCATGGCCTGTGGTGGCGTGGACGCGGTGAGTTTGCGCGCGCTGGTGGACCAGCAACTGTCGGCGCCGCTGTTCCCTACCCTGGCCGGAATTACCGACGCGCTGAGCGTGGACGCCTTTGATGCGGACGGCGTGTTTCACCTGGACGATTCGTGCACGGTGCACACATTGCCGGCACGGCACCCTGGCGGCGCGAGCGTGTTGCGGGTGGACGATGCGGCGGGCGCGGTGATGGCGTTCGCGCCGGATAACGAACTGTCGTATGCGGATGACGATTCGCGAGTGACCGCGTGGCGCGCTGAACTGGCGTTGTCTCTGCGCGGGATTCCGGTGCTGTTGCATGACGCCACGTACACCAACGAGGAGTTGTCCGCGCATCGCGGCTGGGGGCATTCGTCGGCGGAAGAAGCGACGCGGTTTGCGATGGAGTGCGGCGCGGGCACGCTGTTGCTGACGCATCATCATCCGGACCGCACGGATGACGAAGTGGATGCGATGGAGGCGCGGTGTCGGGAGATCGTAGCGAATGCGGGGGCGGAGTTGCGAGTGGCGGCGGCGACGGAGGGTGAGGTGTTGGCGGTGGTGTAGCGGCCTTGGCGCGCGTGACGAACTGCGGGCCGCATGTGAAAATGGAGCGGGCTCGGGCGTTGGTTAGCGCGTGTTACATCGGTCTGCATAACGCGCAGCCGAACACCGGCAGGCCCGACGCGCCGGGCAGGTAATGGCATGGGGCGGAGCGACTTGCGGAGGCCGGTGCGCCGTGCGAAGGTGGTTGGGAGAATGCGCGTTATCTTGCGGGAGCGACGTTACATAGTTCTATCTAATGGGCGTTATGCGCCAACCCCGAGCACCGGGGGCGGCGCCGACACGCCAGGCTGTCCCGCGCGGGGCGCCGCCCGGCCCCCGGCGGCCGGACGGCGCGGCGGCGGCCGCGCGGCGCGCCCGGCGGGGGCCCCCGGCGGGCCGGCGCGCGCGGGCGCCGGGGGCGGGGAGCGCGGCGCGCCGCCCGGGCCGCCGGCGCCGGCGGGCCGCGAGAGGCCCGCCGGCCGCCGCGCGCGGCCGCGGGGCGCGGGCGCGGCGGGGGCCGGGGCCGGGCGGCGGCGCCGCCGGGGCCGCCGCGGCGCGCCCCGCGCGCGCCGCGCCGGGGGGGGGGGCGCGCGGCCCGGCCCCCGCCGGGCGCCCCGGGCGGCGGCGGGGGGCGGCGGCGGGGGGGGGGGGGCCGCCCGCGGCCCGCGCCCGCGCGGCGGCCCCCCCGCGGCCCGCGGCGGCGCCCGCGCCGCGCGGCGCCCCCGCGCGCCCCCGGCGGCGGCCGCGCGCCCACCGGAAGGGGGGGGGGGGGGGGGGGGGGGGGGGGGGGGGGGGGGGGGGGGGGGGGGGGGGGGGGGGGGGGGGGGGGGGGGGGGGGGGGGGGGGGGGGGGGGGGGGGGGGGGGGGGGGGGGGGGGGGGGGGGGGGGGGGGGGGGGGGGGGGGGGGGGGGGGGCGGCGGGGGGGGGGGGCCCGCCCGCGGCGGCCCGGCCCCGGCGGCCGGGGGGGGGGCGCGGGCGGGGCCGGGGGGGGGGGCCCGGCGGGGCGGCGCGGGGGCGGGGGGGCGGGGGGGGGGGGGGGGGGGGCCGGGGGCCCGCGGGGCCGGCGCGCCGGGGGGGGGGGGGGGGCGCGGGGGCCCCGGGGGGGGGGGCGGCCGGCGGGGGGGGGGCCGCCGCGCGCGCCCGGGGCAGCCAGCGTTAGGCCACTTCATCCATCCGCGAATGTTCAAGAACGCGATTCAAGAAGCGCTGCGCTGGACGAGTCCGATAATGACGATCGTGCGCTATATCGATGATACCGAGGTAGTGCCAGGTTCCGCGACGCTCGTGGTGGTGAACGCCGACGGATGGATTCTGACGTGCAAACATGTACTTCAGGAGCTACTGGCCGGCGATCAAATCTCGCAGCGGCGTAGCGCGTACTTGGGTGACAAGGCCGCTCTTGGGGCGAAGCCGAGTCACAACGCACTCAAGAAGCTCAGGGCGAAGCACGGCTACGATAAAGAACCAGCGTACGAGCTCCTTCACCAGCTCCCTATTGCCGACACGTTCTCGGGATTCGACTACCACGCACACACCGAGTGCGACCTGGCCTTGATTCGACTGAAGGGGTTTTCACAGCTACGGACAACTGGCTTCCCGACGTTCAGTAGCGCCGGAGATCCGCCGGCTCACGGGGAGATGTTATGCCGCGTCGGGTTCCCGTTCCCAGAGTTCTCGCACTTCCACTACGATGCGGCAACCGACTCTATCGGATGGAAGGCCGGTCATCACACCCCGACTCCATTCTTTCCGCTCGAAGGGATGGTAACCCGTCACTTGGGGGGCCCGAGTGGCTCCGTGTTCGGGTTCGAGATGTCCACGC from Gemmatimonadaceae bacterium carries:
- the tmk gene encoding dTMP kinase translates to MISSITNDHVSAELVARPGLFVVLEGGEGVGKTTQWQRLADALTTLGHEVMALREPGGTPAGDVLRNVLLDPESELAAESEALLFAASRAQLVQSVIRPAMTRGAIVLVDRFLLSTYAYQGAGRGLSMEALQAINQFATGGLAPQVTLLLSMPLEAALARMNARGASDRLERESLAFHQRVQTAFSEAADPTWQRRHPEVGPVYSIEASGSPDLVTMRCLQQLAVCCPTRFAGVVHG
- a CDS encoding YlbF family regulator, with product MLEDKAKDLGRTIGQSDEYKAVKRSSEALNGDREATTILRQMEKIRTDAQAMIDKGQEPTPEMEQQLDALLQQVQVNSTYQRAISAQDNFDKLMLRVNQWIADGIRAGATSPIILA
- the prfA gene encoding peptide chain release factor 1; amino-acid sequence: MLNHLRERLAEALRRATEVEQLLADPETVKDAPRLADLGREHHRLAEVVAKANRLYKAEQELADARDMAQGDDADFAAEAKAEVDRLEAECSALEKALVPLLIPRDPLDDRPAIFELRAGTGGDEAALFAADLLRMYTRFIERRGWRIEAISHSDATLGGVKEAVFKVRGDGAFGVLRWESGVHRVQRVPATESQGRIHTSAATVAVLPEADEVDVRIEDKDLRIDVFRSSGPGGQSVNTTDSAVRITHIPTGLVVSQQDQKSQLQNKAKGMEVLRARLLDLRLSEQEAERSRMRKSQVSTGDRSAKIRTYNFPQGRVTDHRVGLTQYDINRVMDGDLSPFLEALALANAEEKLSG
- a CDS encoding Crp/Fnr family transcriptional regulator codes for the protein MVTFGMTPLRFTPPNMSVSLERVTDFLATVPLFRELDRASVRGFAELTREQKFAKGAMIVSEGDPGDALFVVRSGEVKVVIIGEDGREVILNVLGVGEHFGELALIDGRPRSAHVVSTHASSLLILRRADFRRKVEQSPSVAWGLMIELSRRLRQADGTIGSLVLLDVPGRVAKVLLEHATPGEPATLVKQLTHQTIGQMIGASRETVSRAMAEFQERGMLSVTRRIVTITDRRALEARSRPQL
- a CDS encoding MBL fold metallo-hydrolase, producing MSASRARVTCWGVRGTCPSPGARTVRYGGNTSCVDVQLANGARVILDAGTGIRALGQSLPAAAPSVAGARPVIAVVLTHRHSDHVIGLAHFAPIITRSHHVRMACGGVDAVSLRALVDQQLSAPLFPTLAGITDALSVDAFDADGVFHLDDSCTVHTLPARHPGGASVLRVDDAAGAVMAFAPDNELSYADDDSRVTAWRAELALSLRGIPVLLHDATYTNEELSAHRGWGHSSAEEATRFAMECGAGTLLLTHHHPDRTDDEVDAMEARCREIVANAGAELRVAAATEGEVLAVV
- a CDS encoding trypsin-like peptidase domain-containing protein, with protein sequence MFKNAIQEALRWTSPIMTIVRYIDDTEVVPGSATLVVVNADGWILTCKHVLQELLAGDQISQRRSAYLGDKAALGAKPSHNALKKLRAKHGYDKEPAYELLHQLPIADTFSGFDYHAHTECDLALIRLKGFSQLRTTGFPTFSSAGDPPAHGEMLCRVGFPFPEFSHFHYDAATDSIGWKAGHHTPTPFFPLEGMVTRHLGGPSGSVFGFEMSTPGLRGQSGGPVVDQQGVVHGVQSATAHHDLNFDVKAQVRRGPKKQMVTSTPFLHVGHAVSAHVMTSFMSANGVKYNSVAPAP